Proteins encoded by one window of Cyclobacteriaceae bacterium:
- the accB gene encoding acetyl-CoA carboxylase biotin carboxyl carrier protein, giving the protein MKTSEIRDLIDFISKTGLNEVNIETGELKLHIKREPDQKVLKSAAPVMAAPVQAVAQTAQPQPAAQTAAPQQKAAPAAEATSGKKTVDIKSPMIGTFYRSGNPDQPPFVSVGDKVTKGQTLCIIEAMKLFNEIESEVSGTLVKVNVENASPVEYDQVLFVVEPD; this is encoded by the coding sequence ATGAAAACTTCAGAAATCAGAGACCTTATCGACTTCATTTCCAAAACCGGATTAAACGAAGTAAACATTGAAACCGGTGAGCTGAAGCTTCACATCAAACGTGAACCAGATCAAAAAGTATTAAAATCTGCAGCACCCGTAATGGCTGCACCGGTTCAGGCAGTTGCACAAACCGCCCAACCACAACCTGCAGCGCAAACTGCAGCGCCTCAGCAAAAAGCTGCACCGGCAGCAGAGGCAACATCAGGAAAGAAAACGGTTGACATTAAATCACCTATGATCGGAACCTTCTATCGCTCCGGAAACCCCGATCAACCTCCGTTTGTTTCAGTTGGCGATAAAGTGACCAAAGGTCAAACCCTTTGCATCATTGAAGCAATGAAACTCTTCAACGAAATTGAATCGGAAGTATCGGGTACCCTTGTAAAAGTAAATGTGGAGAACGCTTCACCGGTAGAATACGATCAGGTGTTGTTCGTAGTTGAACCCGATTAA
- the accC gene encoding acetyl-CoA carboxylase biotin carboxylase subunit yields MFKKILIANRGEIALRVIRTCKEMGIKTVAVYSTADRESLHVRFADEAVCIGSAPSKDSYLNIPRIISAAEITGADAIHPGYGFLSERSEFSSICHEYGIKFIGPTPAMIEAMGDKSTAKDTMKKAGVPTIPGSDGLLSSLEEGKKLAKEIGYPVIVKATAGGGGKGMRIINDESEFQKAWDDAKREAGAAFGNDGLYLEKFVEEPRHIEIQIVGDQYGKVCHLSERDCSIQRRHQKLVEETPSPIVSQELREQMGEAAIKGAQAINYEGAGTIEFLVDKHGKFYFMEMNTRIQVEHPITEEVTDYDLIKEQIKVAAGVPISGKNYFPNLFSMECRINAEDPANGFRPSPGKITNLHMPGGHGVRIDSHVYAGYTIPPNYDSMIAKLIVSGQSREEVITRMKRALQEFVIEGIKTTIPFHIKLMDNPTFRSGKFTTKFLETNFDFSDLK; encoded by the coding sequence ATGTTCAAAAAAATATTAATCGCTAACCGAGGAGAAATTGCCCTGCGTGTAATTCGTACCTGCAAAGAGATGGGCATTAAAACCGTTGCTGTCTATTCAACTGCGGATCGTGAAAGCCTGCATGTTCGTTTTGCTGATGAGGCCGTGTGCATTGGTTCAGCACCGAGTAAAGATTCATACCTGAATATTCCACGCATTATTTCGGCTGCCGAAATTACCGGTGCCGATGCGATTCATCCGGGCTACGGATTTTTGTCGGAGCGTTCGGAGTTCTCCTCCATCTGCCATGAATATGGAATAAAATTTATTGGCCCAACACCGGCTATGATTGAAGCCATGGGTGATAAGTCTACGGCTAAGGACACCATGAAGAAAGCCGGAGTACCCACCATTCCAGGTTCAGATGGCTTGTTGAGTTCTTTGGAAGAAGGTAAAAAACTCGCGAAAGAAATTGGGTATCCGGTAATTGTAAAAGCAACTGCCGGAGGTGGTGGTAAAGGCATGCGCATCATCAACGATGAAAGTGAGTTTCAAAAAGCCTGGGATGATGCCAAACGCGAAGCCGGTGCAGCCTTTGGTAACGATGGTCTGTATCTTGAAAAGTTTGTAGAAGAACCACGCCACATTGAAATACAAATTGTAGGTGACCAATACGGAAAGGTATGTCACCTCTCTGAACGCGATTGCTCCATTCAGCGCAGGCATCAGAAATTGGTAGAAGAAACGCCCTCTCCAATTGTGAGTCAGGAATTGCGTGAACAAATGGGTGAAGCGGCCATTAAGGGTGCACAGGCCATCAACTACGAAGGTGCGGGTACCATTGAATTTTTGGTGGATAAGCACGGCAAGTTCTACTTCATGGAAATGAACACGCGTATTCAGGTTGAACACCCGATTACTGAAGAAGTAACCGATTACGACTTAATAAAAGAACAAATAAAGGTTGCTGCCGGTGTTCCGATCTCCGGTAAAAACTACTTCCCGAATTTATTTTCGATGGAATGCCGCATTAATGCGGAAGATCCGGCAAACGGTTTCCGTCCTTCGCCTGGTAAAATTACCAACCTGCACATGCCCGGTGGCCATGGCGTTCGTATTGATAGCCACGTGTATGCGGGTTACACCATTCCGCCTAACTACGATTCGATGATTGCCAAGCTGATTGTAAGTGGTCAATCGCGTGAAGAAGTGATTACCCGTATGAAGCGTGCGTTACAGGAGTTTGTGATTGAAGGAATTAAAACAACCATTCCTTTCCATATTAAGTTGATGGACAACCCAACTTTCCGTTCAGGTAAGTTCACTACTAAATTCCTGGAAACGAATTTCGATTTTTCAGATTTAAAGTAA
- a CDS encoding DUF3109 family protein, which yields MIQVGEVLVSDDIKEKEFVCNLEKCKGACCVEGDYGAPLEDDELDILKKIYPKVKPYLTKEGIKAIEEQGTHVLDDDGDFSTPTIGGKECAYAIYDDKGVLKCGIEQAYYDGKIKWKKPISCHLYPIRITKKKGFEAVNYHKWSICSPACALGKELQVPLYKFLKEALVRKYGQPWYDELVKVIEG from the coding sequence ATGATTCAGGTTGGTGAAGTTTTGGTTTCCGATGATATAAAAGAAAAGGAGTTTGTCTGCAATCTTGAAAAATGCAAGGGCGCATGCTGTGTGGAGGGCGATTATGGCGCGCCATTGGAAGATGACGAACTTGACATCCTGAAGAAAATTTATCCGAAAGTAAAGCCATACCTGACAAAGGAAGGCATCAAAGCCATTGAAGAGCAGGGTACCCACGTGCTGGATGATGATGGCGATTTTTCAACACCCACCATTGGCGGAAAGGAATGTGCCTACGCCATTTATGATGATAAGGGAGTATTGAAGTGCGGCATTGAACAAGCCTATTACGATGGGAAAATAAAATGGAAGAAACCGATTTCCTGTCATTTATACCCGATACGAATCACCAAAAAGAAAGGCTTTGAAGCAGTGAACTACCACAAGTGGAGCATCTGTTCACCAGCTTGTGCCTTGGGCAAGGAATTGCAGGTGCCACTTTATAAGTTTTTGAAAGAAGCGCTGGTCCGTAAATATGGACAACCGTGGTATGATGAGTTGGTGAAAGTTATTGAGGGTTAG
- the tcmP gene encoding three-Cys-motif partner protein TcmP: MLLQTSSTPLINDGFTITAAEPWFKVKVQLIQQYLRSFVTHCADKSDEIIVVDLFAGSGLYSLGYQRELFAGSCLGSLSDELPISKWIFCERDPESVKALKIRVNRYFKGKHVLIFDDAIDRLPEKLQYYIPVSKRGFRVSVLCILDPFSIDIPFSLLDKLQSLGLSFIIPFTFSLNERHNYQFYLHEHREKLKRFLGEFTDLTRLDDVKSNLEFYKRVVRTLRNNLLMLGFNSSLSVQRLDSGLMELPIYYMGVFSKTLPARVIQREVEETLHNQFTLFDKV, encoded by the coding sequence TTGTTACTGCAAACCTCTTCAACTCCTTTAATCAATGACGGTTTCACCATAACGGCAGCGGAGCCATGGTTTAAAGTAAAGGTTCAACTCATCCAGCAATATTTACGATCATTTGTTACGCACTGTGCAGATAAATCAGATGAGATTATTGTGGTGGATTTGTTTGCCGGTAGCGGTTTGTACTCCTTAGGTTATCAACGCGAATTGTTTGCCGGCTCTTGCCTGGGTTCATTGAGTGATGAACTGCCGATTTCAAAATGGATTTTTTGCGAACGTGATCCCGAGTCTGTCAAGGCGCTGAAGATTCGTGTAAACCGGTATTTCAAGGGGAAGCATGTGCTGATTTTCGATGATGCTATCGATCGGTTACCCGAAAAGCTACAGTACTACATTCCGGTTTCAAAGCGTGGTTTTCGGGTGAGCGTGCTTTGTATCCTCGATCCATTTTCGATTGATATTCCTTTTTCTTTGCTGGATAAATTGCAATCGCTTGGTTTGAGTTTTATTATTCCCTTCACGTTTAGTTTGAACGAGCGTCATAATTATCAGTTTTACCTGCATGAGCATCGCGAAAAGCTGAAGCGCTTTTTAGGAGAGTTTACCGACTTAACCCGGTTGGATGACGTGAAAAGCAACCTGGAGTTTTACAAGCGGGTGGTGCGCACCCTGCGCAACAATTTGTTGATGCTGGGGTTCAACAGCTCCTTATCCGTACAACGATTGGATTCCGGATTGATGGAATTGCCGATTTATTATATGGGTGTGTTCTCTAAAACACTTCCTGCCCGTGTTATTCAGCGCGAAGTAGAAGAAACCCTGCACAATCAATTTACCTTGTTTGATAAGGTGTGA
- a CDS encoding 3'-5' exonuclease, producing the protein MNYLDQLNEAQREAVINTEGPTMIIAGAGSGKTRVLTYRIAHLIKDKGVDSFSIMALTFTNKAAKEMRDRIETVVGPDARNLWMGTFHSVFARILRAEAHLLGYPNSFTIYDTDDSKTLLKNIVKEMGLDEATYKPNVVYNRISAAKNRLISWQEYLANPELRSDDASNMRPEMGNIYKAYALRCFKAGAMDFDDLLFNTDKLFKEHLEVLNKYQHRIQYVLVDEFQDTNLCQYFIIRKLCSVRENICVVGDDAQSIYAFRGADITNILNFERDYTDLKIFKLEQNYRSTQTIVEAANSVIRKNSAQLPKNVWTSNEEGRLIELIKAVSDNEEGRLVASSIFEEKMQHQLKFSDFVILYRTNSQSRAIEEALRRMNIKYKVVGGLSFYQRKEIKDLLAYLRFAINQNDEASFRRIINLPKRGIGDTTVDKLIVAANDHGITIWEALQNAGSFVGGRASGAIDDFVTLIKRFSLEIERKDAYDAAFEIAKGSGLLRELYEDKTVEGLSRYENVQELLNAIKEYVDDPEKVDKSLSAFLQEVSLVTGQDEDKDKDPDKVTLMTIHMAKGLEFKYVYIVGLEEDLFPSQMMLSSRADLEEERRLFYVAITRAQDRLFLSYALTRYRFGRLKNCEPSRFIDDLDQRFIKVSTKFGGLESSPRPSGNYAKSLVNGIKRTQTTSTPKPAATNYKVPADFTPSDTSILEEGMKVEHPKFGFGTVVKMDNTGADRKAKIQFDDFGEKTLLLSFAKLRIHN; encoded by the coding sequence ATGAATTACCTGGATCAACTGAATGAAGCGCAACGTGAGGCGGTAATCAACACAGAAGGCCCCACCATGATTATAGCGGGTGCCGGCTCCGGAAAAACCCGGGTACTTACCTACCGGATTGCACACCTGATTAAAGACAAAGGTGTTGACTCGTTCAGCATCATGGCGCTTACCTTCACCAACAAGGCCGCAAAAGAAATGCGCGACCGCATTGAAACCGTTGTTGGACCTGATGCCCGCAACCTGTGGATGGGAACCTTCCACTCGGTTTTCGCCCGCATCCTTCGCGCAGAAGCGCACTTACTGGGCTATCCGAACAGCTTTACTATTTACGATACGGATGACTCCAAAACGCTCCTTAAAAATATCGTAAAGGAGATGGGGCTTGACGAGGCCACCTATAAACCCAATGTAGTATACAACCGCATTTCAGCTGCCAAAAACCGATTGATCAGCTGGCAGGAATACCTGGCGAATCCCGAATTGCGCAGCGATGATGCTTCAAACATGCGCCCGGAGATGGGCAACATCTATAAAGCCTATGCCTTGCGTTGCTTCAAGGCGGGCGCCATGGATTTTGATGACCTGCTGTTCAACACCGATAAGCTTTTCAAGGAGCACCTGGAGGTATTGAACAAATACCAGCATCGTATACAATACGTATTGGTTGATGAGTTTCAGGACACCAACCTGTGCCAGTATTTCATCATCCGTAAACTTTGTTCGGTACGCGAAAACATTTGTGTGGTGGGCGATGATGCGCAAAGCATTTACGCCTTTCGTGGTGCCGACATCACCAACATCCTGAACTTCGAGCGCGATTATACCGATCTTAAAATTTTCAAACTCGAACAAAACTACCGCTCCACGCAAACCATTGTAGAGGCAGCGAACTCTGTTATTCGAAAAAATAGCGCGCAACTTCCAAAAAATGTTTGGACAAGCAACGAAGAAGGAAGGCTGATTGAATTAATCAAGGCAGTATCGGATAATGAAGAAGGCCGACTGGTGGCCTCTTCGATCTTCGAAGAAAAGATGCAGCACCAGCTTAAGTTCAGCGACTTTGTTATTCTGTACCGAACCAACAGTCAGTCGCGGGCAATAGAAGAAGCCTTGCGCAGAATGAACATCAAATACAAAGTAGTGGGTGGCCTTTCATTCTACCAACGAAAAGAAATCAAAGACCTGCTCGCTTACCTGCGTTTCGCCATCAATCAAAATGATGAGGCTTCTTTCAGAAGAATAATAAATCTACCCAAGCGCGGCATTGGCGATACTACGGTTGATAAATTGATTGTCGCAGCCAACGATCATGGCATTACTATCTGGGAAGCCCTTCAAAATGCCGGCAGCTTTGTGGGTGGAAGAGCTTCAGGTGCCATTGATGATTTTGTTACGCTGATCAAGCGATTCAGCCTGGAGATTGAACGCAAAGATGCTTACGATGCGGCCTTTGAAATTGCAAAAGGTTCCGGATTGTTGCGCGAACTCTATGAAGATAAAACCGTTGAGGGCCTAAGTCGTTACGAAAACGTTCAGGAATTGCTCAACGCGATTAAAGAGTATGTGGATGATCCTGAAAAAGTCGATAAGTCATTAAGTGCATTTCTTCAGGAAGTATCGCTCGTTACCGGGCAGGATGAAGACAAAGACAAAGATCCGGATAAAGTTACCCTGATGACCATTCATATGGCCAAGGGGCTTGAGTTTAAATACGTGTACATCGTTGGACTGGAGGAGGATTTGTTCCCATCACAGATGATGTTGAGCAGTCGTGCCGACCTGGAAGAAGAGCGAAGACTTTTTTATGTGGCCATAACCCGCGCACAGGATAGGCTCTTTCTCTCTTACGCCCTTACCCGCTATCGCTTTGGCCGATTGAAGAATTGTGAGCCCAGTCGTTTTATTGATGACCTGGATCAGCGCTTTATAAAAGTAAGCACGAAATTCGGAGGACTTGAATCTTCACCGCGTCCGTCAGGCAATTATGCCAAATCGCTGGTAAATGGAATAAAGAGAACCCAGACAACCTCCACACCCAAGCCGGCCGCAACCAATTACAAAGTGCCAGCCGATTTTACCCCA